The Oryza glaberrima chromosome 9, OglaRS2, whole genome shotgun sequence genome includes a window with the following:
- the LOC127785425 gene encoding thaumatin-like protein 1, translating into MASWIITRSSWIMSVFFVILSFFQGLVMVGGVTFTFTNRCGGTVWPGVLSNSGSSALGTTGFALGAGETRSLAAPAGWSGRFWARTGCTFDDDGKGTCATGDCDSGEVECRGAGAAPPATLVEFTLGSGGGGGKDYYDVSLVDGYNLPMVVEAAAAGCPATGCVVDLNQRCPAELKAGHGQACRSACEAFGTPEYCCSGDHGNPDTCHPSVYSQMFKSACPRSYSYAYDDATSTFTCTGTDYSITFCPRPGNPNSQKSSNDPSPRPKDPQLEDDSWLASLATSEVDGAAPASTSLLLQATLAVAVMALLVLH; encoded by the exons ATGGCTTCTTGGATCATCACTCGATCTTCTTGGATCATGAGTGTGTTCTTCGTCATCCTATCATTCTTTCAAG GGTTGGTAATGGTGGGCGGCGTGACGTTCACGTTCACGAACAGGTGCGGCGGCACGGTGTGGCCGGGGGTGCTGTCGAACTCGGGGAGCTCGGCGCTGGGGACGACGGGGTTCGCGCTGGGCGCCGGCGAGACGCGGTcgctggcggcgccggcggggtggTCGGGGAGGTTCTGGGCGCGGACGGGGTGCAcgttcgacgacgacggcaagggCACTTGCGCGACGGGGGACTGCGACTCCGGCGAGGTGGAGTGccgcggcgcgggggcggcgccgccggcgacgctggTGGAGTTCACgctgggcagcggcggcggcggcgggaaggacTACTACGACGTGAGCCTGGTGGACGGGTACAACCTGCCcatggtggtggaggcggcggcggcggggtgcccGGCGACCGGGTGCGTCGTGGACCTCAACCAGCGGTGCCCCGCCGAGCTGAAGGCCGGCCATGGCCAGGCTTGCCGGAGCGCGTGCGAGGCGTTCGGCACGCCGGAGTACTGCTGCAGCGGCGACCACGGCAATCCGGACACGTGTCACCCGTCGGTGTACTCGCAGATGTTCAAGAGTGCGTGCCCTAGGTCGTACAGCTACGCCTACGACGACGCCACGTCGACCTTCACCTGCACCGGCACCGACTACTCCATAACCTTCTGTCCTCGACCCGGCAATCCCAACAG TCAGAAATCGAGCAATGACCCGTCGCCGAGGCCGAAGGATCCGCAGCTGGAGGACGACTCATGGCTGGCGAGCTTGGCCACCAGCGaggtcgacggcgcggcgccggcgtcgacgtcgtTGTTGCTGCAAGCCACATTAGCAGTGGCAGTAATGGCTTTGCTTGTGCTACACTAG
- the LOC127784096 gene encoding thaumatin-like protein 1b has product MATARRLLPVTLLLISLSRALCTTFTLTNSCAYTVWPGLLSSAGSPPLATTGFALAPGESRAVDAPAAWSGRVWGRTLCGADPGGSGRFACATGDCGSGAVECGGGGAAPPATLAEFTLDGAGGNDFYDVSLVDGSNLPMVVVPQGGGAACGATGCLVDLNGPCPADLKVAGADGAGIACRSACEAFGTPEYCCNGAFGTPATCRPSAYSQFFKNACPRAYSYAYDDATSTFTCASGTASYLVVFCPIISSLKSSVGGGATNPSASGTGLPLINDTVSFLNRGGGNGGYYDASSSASLTAPSPLPVAGQAAAAVLAWLCTSRGRHWLPW; this is encoded by the exons ATGGCGACggctcgccgtctcctccccgtCACTCTCCTACTCATCTCACTCTCAA GGGCATTGTGCACGACGTTCACGCTGACAAACTCGTGCGCGTACACGGTGTGGCCGGGGCTCCTGTCGAgcgccgggtcgccgccgctggccacGACGGGGTTCGCGCTGGCGCCGGGGGAGTCGCGCGCCGTGgacgcgccggcggcgtggtcggGCCGCGTCTGGGGGCGGACGCTCTGCGGCGCCGACCCGGGCGGGTCCGGCCGGTTCGCGTGCGCCACGGGCGACTGCGGGTCGGGCGCCgtggagtgcggcggcggcggcgcggcgccgcccgcgacgCTGGCGGAGTTCAccctcgacggcgccggcgggaacGACTTCTACGACGTCAGCCTCGTGGACGGCTCCAACCTGCCGATGGTGGTGGTTccccagggcggcggcgcggcgtgcggcgcgaCGGGGTGCCTCGTCGACCTGAACGGGCCGTGCCCCGCCGACCTgaaggtcgccggcgccgacggcgccggcatCGCCTGCAGGAGCGCGTGCGAGGCGTTCGGCACGCCGGAGTACTGCTGCAACGGCGCGTTCGGCACGCCGGCGACGTGCCGGCCGTCGGCGTACTCGCAGTTCTTCAAGAACGCGTGCCCGCGCGCCTACAGCTACGCCTACGATGACGCAACGTCCACATTCACCTGCGCCTCCGGCACCGCCAGTTACCTCGTCGTCTTCTGCCCTATCATCTCCAG CCTCAAGTcgtcggtgggcggcggcgccacgaaTCCGTCGGCGTCGGGGACGGGGCTGCCTCTCATCAACGACACGGTCTCCTTCCtcaaccgcggcggcggcaacggcggctaCTACGACGCGTCGAGCAGCGCCTCGCTGACGGCGCCCAGCcccctccccgtcgccggccaagcggccgccgccgtgctcgcgtGGCTCTGCACCTCCCGCGGCCGCCACTGGCTGCCGTGGTag
- the LOC127785175 gene encoding uncharacterized protein LOC127785175: protein MDDLKQILARPIQLAEQVIKWSDEAYTFRQECMELKAKVERLAGQLRQAARADLYERPARRIFDDTEKALDKAMALVDKCRAHGVVRRVFTIIPAGSFKKMANQLDNSIGDLSWLLRVSSSASDDDDFDAHIGLPPIAQNEPILFLIWEQIAVLYTGNLDARADAAASLVSLARDNDRYSKLIIEEDGVPPLLRLVKEGKLEGQENAALAIGLLGRDPECVEQMVHAGACTAFAKVLKEGPMKVQATVAWAVSELAANHPKCQDAFASHNVIRLLVGHLAFETVQEHSKYAVTSSKMSIHSVVMDKKNSTRGALIPDLMDAGEHGGTRHPGGHVSQSKNEMYSLVHSTMAAKPNGSSGKVSNGGVVASKQHNVSLSGATTRGREFEDPETKASMKANAAKALWHLAKGNAAICKSITESRALLCFAVLLEKGEGDVQYNSAMALMEICSVAEQNSDLRRSAFKPTSPAARAVVDQLLRVVDKAEYDDLLIPCIISLGCLSRTFRATETRIIGPLVKLLDEREADVSREAALSLTKFACTENYLRVDHSKAIISAGGAKHLVQLVYFSEQVVQLAALALVCYIAHNVPDSEELAQAEILTVLEWASKQSFMMQDPLIENLLPEAKIRLELYQSRGAKGYH, encoded by the coding sequence atggacgATCTGAAGCAGATCCTGGCGAGGCCGATCCAGCTCGCTGAGCAGGTGATCAAGTGGTCGGACGAGGCGTACACGTTCCGGCAGGAGTGCATGGAGCTCAAGGCCAAGGTGGAGCGGCTCGCCGGGCAGCTCCGCCAGGCGGCGCGCGCCGACCTGTACGAGCGCCCCGCGCGCCGCATCTTCGACGACACCGAGAAGGCGCTCGACAAGGCCATGGCGCTCGTCGACAAGTGCCGCGCCCACGGCGTCGTCCGCCGCGTCTTCACCATCATCCCGGCCGGGTCGTTCAAGAAGATGGCCAACCAGCTCGACAACTCCATCGGCGACCTCTCCTGGCTCCTccgcgtctcctcctccgcctccgacgacgacgacttcgaCGCGCACATTGGACTGCCCCCCATCGCCCAGAACGAGCCCATCCTCTTCCTAATCTGGGAGCAGATCGCCGTGCTCTACACCGGCAACCTCGacgcccgcgccgacgccgccgccagcctcgtCTCGCTCGCCCGCGACAATGACAGGTACTCCAAGCTCATCATCGAGGAGGATGGCGTCCCCCCGCTCCTCAGGCTGGTCAAGGAGGGCAAGCTCGAGGGCCAGGAGAACGCCGCGCTCGCCATCGGCCTCCTCGGCCGCGACCCGGAGTGCGTCGAGCAGATGGTCCACGCCGGGGCGTGCACCGCCTTCGCCAAGGTGCTCAAGGAGGGACCCATGAAGGTGCAGGCCACGGTGGCCTGGGCTGTCTCGGAGCTGGCCGCCAACCACCCCAAGTGCCAGGACGCCTTCGCGTCGCACAACGTGATCCGGCTGCTCGTCGGCCACCTCGCGTTCGAGACGGTGCAGGAGCACTCCAAGTACGCCGTGACGTCGTCCAAGATGTCCATACATTCCGTGGTGATGGACAAGAAGAACAGCACCCGCGGGGCGTTGATCCCGGACTTGATGGACGCGGGGGAGCATGGCGGTACGAGGCACCCAGGTGGACACGTTTCGCAGAGCAAGAACGAGATGTACAGTTTGGTGCATTCCACCATGGCTGCAAAGCCTAATGGGAGCAGTGGTAAGGTCAGTAATGGCGGTGTCGTCGCATCGAAGCAGCACAACGTATCGTTGTCAGGAGCGACTACGAGGGGCAGGGAGTTTGAGGACCCTGAGACAAAGGCATCTATGAAGGCAAATGCCGCAAAGGCGCTGTGGCATCTTGCCAAGGGCAATGCAGCTATCTGCAAGAGCATCACTGAGTCAAGGGCTTTGCTCTGCTTCGCGGTGCTACTTGAGAAAGGCGAAGGTGATGTGCAATACAATTCTGCCATGGCTCTCATGGAAATCTGCAGTGTTGCTGAGCAGAATTCCGACCTGCGACGGTCAGCATTTAAGCCAACCTCTCCTGCTGCCCGTGCTGTTGTTGACCAACTCTTACGTGTTGTCGACAAGGCTGAGTATGATGATCTCCTTATTCCCTGCATTATCTCATTAGGCTGTCTGTCCAGAACCTTCCGTGCAACTGAGACTCGGATCATTGGGCCATTGGTGAAGCTTCTTGATGAGAGGGAAGCTGATGTCTCTCGGGAGGCAGCACTTTCCCTGACCAAGTTTGCATGCACAGAGAACTACCTGCGCGTTGATCACTCGAAAGCGATCATCAGTGCGGGTGGTGCGAAGCACCTTGTTCAGCTCGTGTATTTTAGTGAGCAGGTGGTTCAgcttgcagcactcgcccttgTATGTTACATTGCACACAACGTCCCAGATAGCGAGGAGTTGGCGCAAGCAGAGATCCTTACGGTGCTTGAATGGGCCTCCAAACAGTCGTTCATGATGCAAGATCCGCTAATTGAGAACTTGTTGCCAGAGGCCAAGATCAGATTGGAACTGTACCAATCCAGAGGTGCAAAAGGATACCATTAA